The nucleotide window AGCCTTGCTTTTCCATTGTGGACCAAGAGGCTATTTTTAATTCGGCTTTGAGGCTTGTTGGTTCGACGATGGTCATGGCGATCGTCGGTGGTCACCAAATCATCATCTCTAACTGTGGCGACTACCGCGCAGTCCTCTCCCGTGATGGTGTCACCATCCCTCTTACTGTTGATCAGAAGGTATAATTTCCATTTCTTCTTTCTATTTCTAACTTGCAAGGATTCTGATTTAGTTTGAGTTTTGATGATCTATGTTGTTGAATTTGATTGATGGTTTAATTCAGAGTTGAAGGTAATGTTTTGAGTAGTTAAAACACATAAACTTCAAAATATGTCAGTGTGGAAAGCTTAAGGCAATGATGAACACCATGTTGTGATGGGCATTGCATGATGGTTGTGCCGAATGTTTTatgaatgcaattttttttcttttttcttttttgtaaattattgtattttatgaAGGTTAGCAATTTTATGGTTTGGTAATGACAAATTGAAGTTTGCATTCTCATaggtaattttaaatttttattagttgGAGCTTTAATTTTGTCATCATTGATGCTTGTCGTAATATTGCAATTGCTAGTGACAAAATAAATTCACATTCATAATGATTTGTCTTAGAATCATTTGAAGCGTAAATTTGTCGATAGTTGTCATGGTATACCCGCAGATCATAAAGACAATGTGAAATTAGTTTAGAATATCCTGCTTGTTGCTTTTCAAGTGATGATAGTTTATTAGTTTCATGTCAATGGCATCATTTTTAATCCATCAGCTATACATAGAAACAACTTCATTTTGgcatttgaaatttaatatgttcATCTGTATTGTAAAAGGTTTTTTTCATTATGGGAAAAAAAACGAGAAAGAAGTGTTACATCtcatttcaatttcaatttcttGCACAGCCTAACAGGCCTGATGAGAAGGCTAGAATTGAAACAACTAGAGGTTTGGTTCTCTCTGTATTTAATCCTCGCATGTTAGGAATATTGAACATTTCAAGGTCCATAGGTATGCTTTTCCTTCAAAGTGATTACAAAGTTCCTATCAAGGAtgactttgatttttttgagaaatataaaattagtttttaaccATGGCTGTCATTgctatttaatttgtttttctctcatttcaATGAAGTTTCTCAATTTGGTTATGATGTTTTAGCACTTAAATTTGTTCTTGATCAGTgcatattttatttccattcatGCTAATAATTCTTAGAATTAAGTAGGCACTGAAGCATCATGGGCATATTGTTCTAAGGATACTTAGCATATGCACCTAGGGATTGTTGTGCACAAGCTTTTCGATGCTTCAGTTTGATCTTTGTATCTGAAATAATTTGATTGGTTCTACAAGAGATCGCTACCTCAAATGATTTGTGATTTCAGAGCCAGAAATTCGAGTTAGCAACCGAACTAAAGGAGATGAGTTCCTTATCTTAGCTAGTGATGGAATTTGGAACAATGTCAGCAATGATGAAGCATGTGATGATGTAAAGAATTGCTTTACACCTAGATTTTCAAGCTTATCATCTACTGGCTTGTGCTACCGAAGTTGCTAAATTATTGGTTGATCTCGCATACAGTAAGGAGTGTGAAGACAATGTCAGTGTAATAGTTATTAACCTTAGAAATACAGCCTTTGTTGAAAAGCACTAATGCTTTACTAGCTAAGGTAGTAGTTTGTTAAAGACCGTTTAGGTTTATGTTCCCATGGTTTAGGTTCCTAATGCTGAAGTAGTTTAGTCTTTGTTGTATCACTACCGTTTATTTATAAAGTGGTCGCAAACTGAAGTCTATCAATATTTACtttagtttttctatttttgtttaggAAGGTTGTATGTAcgcatttttgtttttgtttttttatttttattttttttgtgaggAATGCTAAAGTGTTTTCTAttgatctatattttttaattcatttcagTCCTATGTTGTGATGATGTACATATCTGAAACTTGGACTTGGTATCAAAGCATGATTCTTGTTACTTGTCGCTTAATGACTTAATGGTTGAACACATAACTTGTTAAGTTACCTACCATAAAATCCCAATTGTGTTGAAGGTTACAAACAATTTGTTTAcatatttaattgaatttgaaCCCATTAATTAAGATAGGATTGTCAACATTGAtaacaagaatatcaaaataaattaaattctcaattatatattaaaaattaaaaaaaaatgatatcattgaaacaataaatatttaaatattgctttttctaaaatattttcaataatttatgttataatttttttaattcatccaCTAACTTTATTGTAACTTATATaacatcaactttttttttttaaatttcacttAATGTATATTTGACCATGCGACCCATGCTTGTTGCTTTTTCCATAGttatcagacccggcccgggcattgacccggtCAAGGCTCTGGGTCACGGGTCAATTGGTTCAACCGTCGGGTCATTTTGGGTTATACTcgggttaataaaaatattttaaaatattatttttaaaattataaattagtttttaattatataatgatatatcataataatatccatgaattattagttatcaaataaataatttgatggaaaaaaatacaaaaacaattgctaatctttgatttggaagtagtagaaaaagaggaaaaagctcaaacttcacataatatcaatacataacaatactaattcacaataaaaagtttaaatttatcatcaaagtatcaaaccaaactcaatccaatatataaccaaaagttcaaaattgaaattacaaatcaaaccgGGTCAATTGGTCTCGACCACGGGTCAACCGGTTCGACCACGGGTCAATCGGTCCGATCACTGGGTCAACCGGGTCTCAACCACCGGGTCAAAGCGGGTCAATCGCGGGTCGAACGGGTTGATTGCATAACCGGGTCTAATTAAAGACCCGGACCGGTTGAAgcaccgggtcaccgggtcaaccggtccgaccgccgggccggtccgggtttgataacTATGGCTTTTTCCTTCAAAACTTTCTTCTCAACGAGAGATGCAACAAATTTTATCATCTAGCACAAGGCCCTGGTCTTTCTTTTAAAAACTCATGCCATAAATCATTTCAATTTCTATCTCACTTGTAAGTGCAACTAAATTTTGCCAAAgttgcaaatattaaaaattgggTTATTTTTAAGGAACAACAAAGTATATGTTCATGtggattaacttaattaaattgTATCTTAGAAGATATTTCATATTCTTGTATTAGTAGCTTGTGGGAGAGGACAACGCAACTTGACTATCATAGTCTAACATCTAGTAATTAATATAGAATTGACAATTATTGAAATAGTTAGGAATTTTTGTTGCGTAAGGTTCAACTGATATTGGCTCCAactaagacaaaaaaaattcaaaagataatTTAAGCATTcaaagttccaaatcaaaataaaaaggacaaaacTAAGGACAGGATGAtgaaaatcaaaagataaatgatttgaagaaaggaaacgctaagataaaaaaaatagagactAAGAAGGAAGGAGGTTTGATAACAAAGTGAAGGAAGACTCCTTTGATTGTATAAAGTAAATGAGAACAAGGTAGATTCCTCtatttattttgtgtatttttgagGAAACCTTGTTCAGTTTCCCACTTTCGGTGTTTATTTCGGTGTAAGTGATGCCACTTCTGCAATGACTTTCATAACATGTTCTTTTCAACGAAAGTGAGGAAAGtgtttacaaataaaaaaattacaataaaattataattaaaaatgattaaaactctatattttagtttaaataaaagtttatttgttttttgcatcttaaattttaatttttgatgcatacatcttttaatttaatttcaaactcTATGTAccaagattaaaataaaaaaaaaccttgctAACATTATATACCAAgattagaaattttttatatatttcaaactCTATGTTTACATCTTAAAAATTCAATACTCCAATCAATAACTTGCTATCATCATAGCcaagattaaaataataaagtggTGGTTCTAAGGAATTTTTTGAggtagtcatatatatatatattataaacattaaaaacatatatttaccTGAATTGCAACTCAagtcaaaacataaaatattatctctcagatataataagaagaataaaaataaaactagtgGTTCTAAGgaattttttgaaaatgaataataaaaacataataataccactATTTTACATTGATTGATAAGTAAATACCctaacaaaattcaaatgacTTAACTTTATAAAATACCAATCGCTCTGACTTAATAAGAAAGCATCTCTCCTTCCTTTAACCTAAATCCAATGGCTATGATTTAAAGTTCatcatgaaaacactaatctcaATAACCAAACAACAACCATTTGTAAGCAAATAAATGATGaacaataactaaaattaattaaaaaatggtcAACTTAAAAGGACGTTGAAACCAcatactcatttttttttttatcctgtTAACAATATTATCTCTCTTTGATCATGCATTTCtgataatttagaaaatatctAGAAATTTTACATAatcaatgtaaaagcaataatcAACTAATGTTCCCATATTGTTCTCACACACATCACCATAAAAAGCAAAATCTGAGTTCATGAATGCATGAcaaaaaattcatagaaaaaaaCATTACGCAACTCCAATACATAACGTCAAACATAAAACCCATACAATACTCTttcaatacataacaaaataacaattgTCTCATTCAAGATAAAACTTCCTTCAACAGAAAAGGTTTGCCATCCACGCCTCCAAAGAACAACCTATGCATTCATGACAAAGACCATAAATAACTCATTaagtataaaaattttaaagaaagtaATTTGTGTAGTAtaat belongs to Dioscorea cayenensis subsp. rotundata cultivar TDr96_F1 chromosome 17, TDr96_F1_v2_PseudoChromosome.rev07_lg8_w22 25.fasta, whole genome shotgun sequence and includes:
- the LOC120281090 gene encoding protein phosphatase 2C 51-like → MAEMVCLICAKRMHVILVELVISSEWDRDWTGALKPCFSIVDQEAIFNSALRLVGSTMVMAIVGGHQIIISNCGDYRAVLSRDGVTIPLTVDQKPNRPDEKARIETTRGLVLSVFNPRMLGILNISRSIEPEIRVSNRTKGDEFLILASDGIWNNVSNDEACDDVPNAEVV